The Burkholderia pyrrocinia genome includes a region encoding these proteins:
- the xsc gene encoding sulfoacetaldehyde acetyltransferase has protein sequence MSEQSTSQRVSASGPQDMTPSEAFVETLAANGVTDMFGIMGSAFMDAMDIFAPAGIRLIPVVHEQGAGHMADGYARVSGRHGVVIGQNGPGISNCVTAIAAAYWAHSPVVIVTPEAGTMGIGLGGFQEANQLPMFQEFTKYQGHVTHPARMAEFTARCFDRAQAEMGPTQLNIPRDYFYGKVKVEIPQPRRLDRGAGGEQSLDDAAELIAQAKFPVIISGGGVVMADAIDECKALAERLGAPVVNSYLHNDSFPANHPLWCGPLGYQGSKAAMKLLSRADVVIALGSRLGPFGTLPQHGMDYWPKDAKIIQIDADHKMLGLVKKISVGICGDAKAAAVALTQRLEGRTLACDGSRSDRADQIATEKAAWEKELDDWTHERDAYSLDMIEEQKHEKPFSGGRYLHPRQVLRELEKAMPEDVMVSTDIGNINSVANSYLRFNKPRSFFAAMSWGNCGYAFPTIIGAKVAAPHRPAVSYAGDGAWGMSLMETMTCVRHRIPVTAVVFHNRQWGAEKKNQVDFYNRRFVAGELDNQSFAEIARAMGAEGITVDRLEEVGPALKRAIDMQMNEGKTTIIEIMCTRELGDPFRRDALSKPVRTLDKYKDYV, from the coding sequence ATGAGCGAACAATCCACTTCCCAGCGTGTGTCGGCCAGCGGCCCGCAGGACATGACGCCGTCCGAAGCCTTCGTCGAGACCCTCGCGGCCAATGGCGTGACCGACATGTTCGGCATCATGGGCTCCGCGTTCATGGACGCGATGGACATCTTCGCGCCGGCCGGCATCCGCCTGATCCCGGTCGTGCACGAACAGGGCGCGGGCCACATGGCCGACGGCTATGCACGCGTATCGGGCCGTCACGGCGTCGTGATCGGCCAGAACGGCCCCGGCATCAGCAACTGCGTGACGGCGATCGCGGCCGCGTACTGGGCGCACAGCCCGGTCGTGATCGTCACGCCGGAAGCCGGCACGATGGGCATCGGCCTCGGCGGCTTCCAGGAAGCAAACCAGCTGCCGATGTTCCAGGAATTCACGAAGTACCAGGGCCACGTCACGCACCCCGCGCGGATGGCCGAATTCACCGCGCGCTGCTTCGACCGCGCACAGGCCGAGATGGGCCCGACGCAGCTCAACATTCCGCGCGACTACTTCTACGGCAAGGTCAAGGTCGAGATTCCGCAACCGCGCCGGCTCGATCGCGGCGCCGGCGGCGAACAGAGCCTGGACGACGCGGCCGAACTGATCGCGCAGGCGAAGTTCCCGGTGATCATCTCGGGCGGCGGCGTCGTGATGGCCGACGCGATCGACGAATGCAAGGCGCTCGCCGAACGGCTCGGCGCACCGGTCGTCAACAGCTACCTGCACAACGACTCGTTCCCGGCGAACCACCCGCTGTGGTGCGGCCCGCTCGGCTACCAGGGCTCGAAGGCGGCGATGAAACTGCTGTCGCGCGCGGACGTCGTGATCGCGCTCGGCTCGCGCCTCGGGCCGTTCGGCACGCTGCCGCAGCACGGCATGGACTACTGGCCGAAGGACGCGAAGATCATCCAGATCGATGCCGACCACAAGATGCTCGGCCTCGTGAAGAAGATCTCGGTCGGCATCTGCGGCGACGCGAAGGCCGCGGCGGTCGCGCTCACGCAACGCCTCGAAGGCCGCACGCTCGCGTGCGACGGATCGCGCAGCGATCGCGCCGACCAGATCGCGACCGAGAAGGCCGCATGGGAAAAGGAACTCGACGACTGGACGCACGAGCGCGACGCGTACAGTCTCGACATGATCGAGGAGCAAAAGCACGAAAAGCCCTTCAGCGGCGGCCGCTACCTGCATCCGCGCCAGGTGCTGCGCGAACTCGAAAAGGCGATGCCCGAGGACGTGATGGTGTCGACCGACATCGGCAACATCAACTCGGTCGCGAACAGCTACCTGCGCTTCAACAAGCCGCGCAGCTTCTTCGCGGCGATGAGCTGGGGCAATTGCGGCTACGCATTCCCGACCATCATCGGCGCGAAGGTCGCCGCGCCGCACCGCCCGGCCGTGTCGTATGCGGGCGACGGCGCGTGGGGCATGAGCCTGATGGAAACGATGACCTGCGTGCGCCACCGCATCCCGGTCACGGCCGTCGTGTTCCATAACCGCCAGTGGGGCGCGGAGAAGAAGAACCAGGTCGACTTCTACAACCGCCGCTTCGTCGCGGGCGAACTCGACAATCAAAGCTTCGCGGAAATCGCGCGCGCGATGGGCGCCGAAGGGATCACGGTCGACCGTCTCGAGGAGGTCGGCCCCGCGCTCAAGCGCGCGATCGACATGCAGATGAACGAAGGCAAGACGACGATCATCGAGATCATGTGCACGCGCGAACTCGGCGATCCGTTCCGCCGCGATGCGCTGTCGAAGCCGGTGCGCACGCTCGACAAGTACAAGGACTACGTGTGA
- a CDS encoding nuclear transport factor 2 family protein produces the protein MADTLTAPATVTAATLAAFSDAFNRHDANALMGFMTDDCVFDAAGGPDIHGTRFVGRDAVRAAFEAVFKTFPDAHWGHGRHTVTGERGLSEWVFTATHAEGWRIEAEGCDLFEFRDGLIAVKRAFRKERPKQPA, from the coding sequence ATGGCTGACACGCTCACCGCCCCCGCCACCGTCACGGCCGCCACGCTCGCGGCCTTTTCCGACGCATTCAACCGGCACGACGCCAATGCGCTGATGGGCTTCATGACCGACGACTGCGTATTCGACGCGGCCGGCGGCCCCGACATCCACGGCACGCGCTTCGTCGGCCGCGACGCGGTACGTGCCGCGTTCGAAGCCGTGTTCAAGACCTTTCCCGACGCGCACTGGGGGCACGGCCGCCACACCGTCACGGGCGAGCGCGGCCTATCCGAGTGGGTGTTCACCGCCACGCACGCCGAAGGCTGGCGCATCGAGGCCGAGGGCTGCGACCTGTTCGAATTTCGCGACGGGCTGATCGCCGTCAAGCGCGCATTCCGCAAGGAACGGCCGAAGCAGCCGGCCTGA
- a CDS encoding asparaginase, whose translation MDTQRAAVVTYRGNAIENTHVAHVAVVDARGRLLARFGDPFRMTLARSAAKPAQALAVIETGAPERFGFDDADIALMCASHSSEERHIERTRAMLSKVAAHESDLRCGGHPPLSDAVYRSWIKRDYTPTGVCSNCSGKHVGMLAGAQSIGAAMADYHLPDHPMQVRVKHVVADACGLRDDEVDWAIDGCNLPTPAFSLDRLARLYASLADGADTVEAGGGAITDRVRALARIHRAMTAHPELVAGDGRYCTVLMNAFDGQVVGKLGADACYGLGVRASERTRQLGADGALGISVKIEDGNLDVLYMLVSEILERLQIGTAAQRAPLAGFHRPRMLNTQGVEIGHATFPFELQPA comes from the coding sequence ATGGACACCCAACGCGCAGCGGTCGTCACGTACCGCGGCAACGCGATCGAGAACACGCACGTCGCCCATGTGGCGGTGGTCGATGCACGCGGCAGGTTGCTGGCCCGGTTCGGCGATCCGTTCCGGATGACGCTCGCGCGGTCGGCGGCCAAGCCGGCCCAGGCGCTGGCGGTGATCGAGACGGGCGCGCCCGAGCGCTTCGGCTTCGACGACGCGGACATTGCGCTGATGTGCGCGTCGCACAGCAGCGAGGAGCGGCATATCGAACGCACGCGGGCGATGCTGTCCAAGGTGGCCGCGCACGAATCGGACTTGCGTTGCGGCGGCCACCCGCCGTTGTCCGATGCCGTGTACCGATCCTGGATCAAGCGCGACTACACGCCGACCGGGGTGTGCAGCAACTGTTCGGGCAAGCATGTCGGGATGCTGGCCGGTGCGCAGTCGATCGGCGCCGCGATGGCCGATTACCATCTGCCCGACCATCCGATGCAGGTGCGCGTGAAGCATGTCGTGGCCGACGCGTGCGGGTTGCGCGACGACGAGGTCGACTGGGCGATCGACGGGTGCAACCTGCCGACGCCGGCCTTTTCGCTGGATCGCCTGGCGCGTCTTTACGCGTCGCTGGCCGACGGCGCGGACACGGTGGAAGCGGGCGGCGGCGCAATTACCGATCGCGTCCGCGCGCTGGCGCGCATTCATCGTGCGATGACGGCGCATCCCGAACTGGTGGCCGGCGACGGGCGCTATTGCACGGTGCTGATGAACGCGTTCGACGGGCAAGTCGTCGGCAAGCTCGGCGCCGATGCGTGCTACGGGCTCGGCGTGCGGGCGTCGGAACGCACGCGGCAGCTCGGCGCCGACGGCGCGCTCGGCATCTCGGTGAAGATCGAGGACGGCAATCTCGACGTGCTCTACATGCTCGTCAGCGAAATCCTCGAACGGCTGCAGATCGGCACGGCCGCGCAGCGCGCGCCACTGGCCGGCTTCCACCGGCCGCGGATGCTGAACACGCAGGGCGTCGAGATCGGGCACGCAACGTTCCCGTTCGAATTGCAGCCGGCCTGA
- a CDS encoding PLP-dependent aminotransferase family protein: protein MPSRTPTALWAQQFRRSSASSLQDQIRRMLVAAILDGQLAPDAALPSSRELADQLGVARNTVVLAYQMLVEEGYLISRERSGHFVNPKMLEGVPGFAAAKPAAKPDGNDDTPGRPAWQQRIAHPPSRQRNIVKPANWQHYEFPFIYGQFDQSLFPTNDWRESCLKALSVMEIRNWAPDLIERDDESLIQQIRTRVLPRRGVFAMPDEIIVTNGCQQALYLIADLLCGKHTTVGFENPGYPDARNIFENRNARLLPLPIDGHGIAPDTLGDTLARCDYVYVTPSHQCPTTATMPVERRRALLDYAQQHDFVIIEDDYESENTFSGTPHPALKSLDTADRVIYVGSLSKTFAPGLRLGYVVGPRELIRELRALRRLMVRHPVAYIQRAFATFLALGHHDALLRRLAHAYSERSQALMAALDAHLPDARYVPVTGGASCWVEGPPWLDAARLAADALEAGILIEPGGVFFMDDTGDARRCFRMGFSAIPLERIEPGVRALAQCVRAQRPDA from the coding sequence ATGCCGAGTCGTACCCCGACCGCCCTATGGGCCCAGCAGTTCCGGCGGTCGTCGGCGTCGAGCCTGCAGGACCAGATCCGGCGGATGCTGGTGGCCGCGATCCTCGACGGCCAGCTCGCGCCCGATGCGGCGCTGCCGTCGAGCCGCGAGCTCGCCGACCAGCTCGGCGTCGCGCGCAACACCGTCGTGCTCGCGTACCAGATGCTTGTCGAAGAGGGCTACCTGATCTCGCGCGAACGCAGCGGGCACTTCGTGAACCCGAAGATGCTCGAAGGCGTGCCCGGCTTCGCGGCCGCCAAGCCCGCTGCGAAGCCGGACGGCAACGACGACACGCCGGGGCGCCCCGCGTGGCAGCAACGCATCGCGCATCCGCCGTCGAGGCAGCGCAACATCGTGAAGCCCGCGAACTGGCAGCACTACGAATTTCCGTTCATCTACGGGCAGTTCGACCAGTCGCTGTTTCCGACCAACGACTGGCGCGAATCCTGCCTGAAGGCGCTGTCGGTGATGGAGATCCGCAACTGGGCGCCCGACCTGATCGAGCGCGACGACGAATCGCTGATCCAGCAGATCCGCACGCGCGTGCTGCCGCGCCGCGGCGTGTTCGCGATGCCCGACGAGATCATCGTCACGAACGGCTGCCAGCAGGCGCTGTACCTGATCGCGGACCTGCTGTGCGGCAAGCACACGACGGTCGGCTTCGAGAACCCCGGCTACCCCGACGCGCGCAACATCTTCGAGAACCGCAACGCGCGGCTGCTGCCGCTGCCCATTGACGGCCACGGGATCGCGCCCGACACGCTCGGCGATACGCTCGCGCGCTGCGACTACGTGTACGTGACGCCGAGCCACCAGTGCCCGACCACCGCGACGATGCCGGTCGAGCGCCGCCGCGCGCTGCTCGATTACGCGCAGCAGCATGATTTCGTGATCATCGAGGACGACTACGAGAGCGAGAACACCTTCTCCGGCACGCCGCATCCGGCGCTGAAGAGCCTCGACACGGCCGATCGCGTGATCTACGTCGGCAGCCTGTCGAAGACGTTCGCGCCGGGCCTGCGGCTCGGCTACGTGGTCGGGCCGCGCGAGCTGATCCGCGAGCTGCGCGCGCTGCGGCGGCTGATGGTGCGCCATCCCGTCGCGTACATCCAGCGCGCGTTCGCGACTTTTCTCGCGCTCGGCCATCACGACGCGCTGCTGCGCCGGCTCGCGCACGCGTACAGCGAGCGCTCGCAGGCGCTGATGGCCGCGCTCGATGCGCATCTGCCCGACGCGCGCTACGTGCCCGTGACGGGCGGCGCGTCGTGCTGGGTCGAGGGCCCGCCGTGGCTCGATGCCGCGCGTCTCGCGGCCGATGCGCTGGAAGCCGGCATCCTGATCGAGCCGGGCGGCGTGTTCTTCATGGACGATACGGGCGACGCACGCCGCTGCTTCCGGATGGGGTTTTCCGCGATTCCGCTCGAACGGATCGAGCCGGGCGTGCGTGCGCTCGCGCAGTGTGTGCGGGCGCAGCGGCCCGACGCCTAG
- the pta gene encoding phosphate acetyltransferase encodes MKALDRILESARRQPMRIALCEADDPRVLHAAARATRDGIARIVLVGDRAAIHAAATRDAIDLDGMTLVDPATAAQRDAYADALLALRKNKGMTADAARDAVLDPLCHANLMVRLGDADGSVAGAVHATADVVRAAIQLIGVDPAFRIVSSFFLMMLCEPFHTIKGGLIFSDCALVVDPDADQLAEIAMAAADSAHALLGEAPRVAMLSFSTSGSAHHAAVDKVTAATARVRELRPALAIDGDVQLDAAIVAEIAERKIAHSQVGGHANVLVFPSLEAGNIGYKLAERIGRAKAVGPLLQGLRRPANDLSRGCSADDVYHVIAATTVQAQAAAQRAATGEAAHA; translated from the coding sequence ATGAAAGCCCTCGACCGCATTCTCGAATCTGCGCGCCGCCAGCCGATGCGCATCGCGCTGTGCGAAGCCGACGACCCGCGCGTGCTGCACGCGGCCGCGCGCGCGACGCGCGACGGCATCGCGCGCATCGTGCTGGTCGGCGACCGCGCGGCGATCCACGCGGCGGCCACGCGCGACGCGATCGATCTCGACGGCATGACGCTCGTCGATCCGGCCACCGCCGCGCAACGCGACGCGTACGCCGACGCACTGCTTGCGCTGCGCAAGAACAAGGGCATGACGGCCGACGCCGCGCGCGACGCGGTGCTCGACCCGCTCTGCCACGCGAACCTGATGGTGCGGCTCGGCGACGCGGACGGCTCGGTCGCGGGCGCCGTGCACGCGACGGCCGACGTGGTGCGCGCGGCGATCCAGTTGATCGGCGTCGATCCGGCGTTCCGGATCGTGTCGAGCTTCTTCCTGATGATGCTGTGCGAGCCGTTCCACACGATCAAGGGCGGGCTGATCTTCTCGGACTGCGCGCTCGTCGTCGATCCGGACGCCGACCAGCTTGCCGAAATCGCGATGGCCGCCGCCGACAGCGCGCACGCGCTGCTCGGCGAGGCACCGCGCGTCGCGATGCTGTCGTTCTCGACGAGCGGCAGCGCGCACCATGCGGCCGTCGACAAGGTGACGGCGGCGACCGCGCGCGTGCGCGAACTGCGGCCCGCACTCGCGATCGACGGCGACGTGCAGCTCGACGCGGCGATCGTCGCGGAGATCGCCGAGCGCAAGATCGCGCATTCGCAGGTGGGCGGCCACGCGAACGTGCTCGTGTTCCCGAGCCTCGAAGCCGGCAACATCGGCTACAAGCTCGCCGAGCGGATCGGCCGCGCGAAGGCGGTCGGCCCGTTGCTGCAGGGGCTGCGCCGGCCCGCGAACGACCTGTCGCGCGGCTGCAGCGCCGACGACGTGTATCACGTGATCGCGGCGACCACCGTGCAGGCGCAGGCAGCCGCGCAGCGCGCCGCGACCGGCGAGGCCGCGCACGCATGA
- a CDS encoding sulfite exporter TauE/SafE family protein produces the protein MSADKLAILIAVIGAGSYFQTVTGFGLGMIVMGATSGLGLAPLATVATLMSVVSLANGATALPGRLHHIDWRAVGAATLGILPSVVAGVLLLESLSRSASDLLQLILGAVVLYGGLCAALRPAPLAQRSGNRSFFISGIFGGLLSGMFGVSGPPLIFQFYRQPLTLVQIRCALIVVFTTTSATRVLFSACEGQLDRDIWMLAALATPVVMLTTVAGRHYPPPLSPVALRRLAFGVLMAIGVGLIATSLPPLLHRA, from the coding sequence ATGAGCGCCGACAAACTGGCGATCCTGATCGCGGTGATCGGCGCCGGCAGCTATTTCCAGACCGTGACGGGCTTCGGGCTCGGGATGATCGTGATGGGCGCGACGAGCGGGCTCGGGCTCGCGCCGCTCGCGACCGTCGCCACGCTGATGAGCGTCGTGTCGCTCGCGAACGGCGCGACCGCGCTGCCGGGCCGGCTGCATCACATCGACTGGCGCGCGGTCGGCGCGGCGACGCTCGGCATCCTGCCGTCGGTCGTCGCCGGGGTGCTGCTGCTCGAAAGCCTGAGCCGTTCCGCGTCGGACCTGCTGCAACTGATACTCGGCGCGGTCGTGCTGTACGGCGGCCTGTGCGCCGCACTGCGGCCGGCGCCGCTCGCGCAGCGCTCCGGCAACCGCAGCTTCTTCATCAGCGGCATCTTCGGCGGCTTGCTGAGCGGCATGTTCGGCGTTTCGGGCCCGCCGCTGATCTTCCAGTTCTACCGGCAGCCGCTGACGCTCGTGCAGATCCGCTGCGCGCTGATCGTCGTGTTCACGACCACCTCCGCGACGCGCGTGCTGTTCAGCGCGTGCGAAGGCCAGCTCGACCGCGATATCTGGATGCTCGCGGCGCTCGCGACGCCGGTCGTGATGCTGACGACGGTCGCCGGCCGGCACTACCCGCCGCCGCTGTCGCCGGTCGCGTTGCGCCGGCTCGCTTTCGGCGTGCTGATGGCGATCGGCGTCGGGCTGATCGCGACGTCGCTGCCGCCGCTGCTGCATCGGGCCTGA
- a CDS encoding TonB-dependent receptor, whose amino-acid sequence MPAQFKTRPRALVSALTCSVFLTPLLASAETAPAPAPAANQPAPSVDMPATLPTIAVQSSALSDMQVKRSPSYKFTAPLLDTPRSVTVIPEQLIKEKNVTSFADALRSVPGITFLGGDAAANPSADRPVIRGFESRNSIFVDGMRDSGLQNRETFAVEQISVIKGPDSVYAGRGSVGGSIDIVTKTPKNDNFINSSIGFGTDGYKRATVDANRKINDTTAVRLNVMGHDANQAGRNDVYNKRWGVAPSIVFGLNTPTTVTVSYYHMNSYDMPDFSVPFRASGGTPVPTDRGRFFGLNTRDYRYGQTDTGEVRVEHRLNDDWKLKNTTMFGRSTLDYVATNPQILASNPNMLGLQAKSGKYALNGFSNQTEVTGSASLFGMKHTMTAGVEFSHEQARYEGYLVSDSAGNNIRSGGPCSVAGNCTPLAGGWNPNMPWTGNIVLNGDKGFPGPTTNTRTDTVSAYLFDTVKLSERWQFNTGLRFDRYDTTGKQAGVADLSNTSNLFSYQFGLVFKPVSNVSLYASYGTSSNPPGSNAGLGGGTDQITATNQDLAPERSRNIEIGAKWDVLQDQLSLTSALFQTEKTNARVSDGLGHTVNAGKQRVRGAEFGFAGNLTPKWHVFGGYSYLNAITTDAGPGSPGASGLPMVMVPKHNFTLWTSYDVMPKLTLGAGATVMSQTYASVSATTKKWTPGYARFDAAATWRVNKTMDVQLNVQNLFDKQYYASAYPIYATWAPGRSAMVTLNFYQ is encoded by the coding sequence ATGCCTGCCCAGTTCAAGACGAGGCCACGCGCTCTCGTGTCGGCGCTGACCTGCTCCGTGTTCCTGACGCCGCTGCTCGCCTCCGCCGAAACCGCTCCCGCTCCCGCCCCTGCCGCCAACCAGCCGGCCCCGTCCGTCGATATGCCGGCGACGCTGCCGACGATCGCGGTCCAGTCGTCCGCGCTGTCGGACATGCAGGTGAAGCGCTCGCCGTCGTACAAGTTCACCGCACCGCTGCTCGATACGCCACGTTCGGTCACGGTGATCCCCGAGCAACTGATCAAGGAAAAGAACGTCACGTCGTTCGCGGACGCGCTGCGCTCGGTGCCGGGCATCACGTTCCTCGGCGGCGACGCGGCCGCGAACCCGTCGGCCGACCGTCCGGTGATCCGCGGCTTCGAGTCGCGCAACTCGATCTTCGTCGACGGGATGCGCGACTCGGGGCTGCAGAACCGCGAGACGTTCGCCGTCGAGCAGATCAGCGTGATCAAGGGCCCCGATTCGGTCTACGCGGGCCGCGGCTCGGTGGGCGGCAGCATCGACATCGTCACGAAGACGCCGAAGAACGACAACTTCATCAACAGCAGCATCGGCTTCGGCACCGACGGCTACAAGCGCGCGACGGTCGACGCGAACCGCAAGATCAACGACACGACGGCCGTGCGCCTGAACGTGATGGGTCACGACGCGAATCAGGCCGGCCGCAACGACGTGTACAACAAGCGCTGGGGCGTCGCGCCGTCGATCGTGTTCGGGCTGAACACGCCGACCACGGTCACGGTCAGCTACTACCACATGAACTCGTACGACATGCCGGACTTCAGCGTGCCGTTCCGCGCGTCGGGCGGCACGCCGGTGCCGACCGATCGCGGGCGGTTCTTCGGACTGAACACGCGCGACTACCGCTACGGGCAGACCGACACCGGCGAAGTGCGGGTCGAGCATCGCCTCAACGACGACTGGAAGCTGAAGAACACGACGATGTTCGGCCGCTCGACGCTCGATTACGTGGCGACGAATCCGCAGATCCTCGCGTCGAATCCGAACATGCTGGGCCTGCAGGCGAAGAGCGGCAAGTACGCGCTCAACGGTTTCTCGAACCAGACCGAAGTTACCGGCAGCGCGAGCCTGTTCGGCATGAAGCACACGATGACGGCCGGCGTCGAGTTCAGCCATGAACAGGCGCGTTACGAGGGTTATCTCGTGTCGGATTCGGCCGGCAACAACATCCGCTCGGGCGGCCCGTGCTCGGTGGCCGGCAACTGCACGCCGCTCGCGGGCGGCTGGAACCCGAACATGCCGTGGACCGGCAACATCGTGCTGAACGGCGACAAGGGCTTCCCCGGCCCGACGACGAACACGCGCACCGACACCGTGTCCGCGTACCTCTTCGACACCGTCAAGCTGTCCGAGCGCTGGCAGTTCAACACGGGGCTGCGTTTCGACCGCTACGACACGACCGGCAAGCAGGCCGGCGTCGCCGACCTGTCGAACACGTCGAACCTGTTCAGCTATCAGTTCGGCCTTGTGTTCAAGCCGGTGAGCAACGTGAGCCTGTACGCGTCGTACGGCACGTCGTCGAACCCGCCGGGTTCGAACGCGGGCCTCGGCGGCGGCACCGACCAGATCACCGCGACGAACCAGGATCTCGCGCCCGAGCGCTCGCGCAACATCGAGATCGGCGCGAAGTGGGACGTGCTGCAGGACCAGCTGTCGCTGACGTCGGCGCTGTTCCAGACCGAAAAGACCAATGCGCGCGTCAGCGACGGCCTTGGTCACACGGTCAACGCGGGCAAGCAGCGCGTGCGCGGCGCCGAATTCGGCTTCGCGGGCAACCTGACGCCGAAGTGGCACGTGTTCGGCGGCTACTCGTACCTGAACGCGATCACGACCGACGCGGGCCCCGGCAGCCCCGGCGCATCGGGCCTGCCGATGGTGATGGTGCCGAAGCACAACTTCACGCTGTGGACGAGCTACGACGTGATGCCGAAGCTGACGCTCGGCGCGGGCGCGACGGTGATGAGCCAGACCTATGCATCCGTGTCGGCGACGACGAAGAAATGGACGCCCGGCTACGCCCGCTTCGACGCGGCCGCGACGTGGCGCGTGAACAAGACGATGGACGTTCAGTTGAACGTACAGAACCTGTTCGACAAGCAGTATTACGCGAGTGCGTATCCGATCTACGCAACGTGGGCGCCGGGCCGGTCGGCGATGGTCACGCTCAACTTCTATCAGTAA
- a CDS encoding GNAT family N-acetyltransferase translates to MHVVMFRDRCARVIRIVFDDAHASAVAYRDDEAIGELRLDHGDGARSPALARLYVEPAYRRSGIAHTLLACASREFGRPIRIDADARAWPDSPAWATLCRCLEYEGLVVTGITDRS, encoded by the coding sequence ATGCACGTCGTCATGTTCAGGGATCGTTGCGCGCGCGTGATCCGCATCGTGTTCGACGACGCGCATGCCAGCGCGGTGGCGTATCGCGACGACGAGGCGATCGGCGAATTGCGTCTCGACCATGGCGACGGCGCGCGGTCGCCGGCGCTTGCGCGGCTGTATGTCGAGCCCGCGTACCGGCGCAGCGGGATCGCGCATACGCTGCTCGCGTGTGCGTCGCGTGAATTCGGGCGGCCGATCCGCATCGACGCCGACGCGCGCGCGTGGCCCGATTCGCCGGCGTGGGCGACGCTGTGCCGCTGTCTCGAATACGAGGGGCTCGTCGTGACCGGTATTACTGATAGAAGTTGA